Proteins found in one Verrucomicrobiia bacterium genomic segment:
- a CDS encoding aldehyde dehydrogenase family protein, producing the protein MKTYKNYVNNEWVNGAGTREVFNPATGEPFAVVTEASKADVDRAVQAARAAFDTTNWRDSSQAMARGRVLFKMAELVRKNAAMLAELETLNSGKPIVESEFDMNDVATCFEYFGGLATKIHGETLAVPDNALNFTLREAVGVAALIIPWNYPLMMAAWKLGPALAAGCAVVLKPAEQTPLTALEFAKLVQKHIPELPAGVFNVVTGDVVAGRALVESGHVDKVAFTGGADTGKAILRSIGSTHLKKVSLELGGKSPNIFFADADINAATDGALFGVFINQGEVCSAGSRVLVQQDIFKKFMDRMKEKTKRVKLGDPRRRETKMGPLVSEEHLEKVTSYIEIGKKEAKLLAGGNRPKNFKKGYYIEPTIFETDNTSRIAREEIFGPVVACIPFKDEADALRIANDTPYGLAAAVWSRDIFKCLRVVKNLRAGVVWVNTMQPCYVESPWGGYKASGQGRELSLHGMDEFLETKQVHINLNETPIGWY; encoded by the coding sequence ATGAAGACTTACAAGAATTACGTCAATAATGAATGGGTGAATGGGGCCGGCACTCGTGAGGTTTTCAATCCCGCTACTGGCGAGCCTTTCGCAGTCGTCACGGAGGCGAGCAAAGCGGACGTGGATCGTGCGGTACAGGCCGCGCGCGCGGCGTTCGATACCACGAACTGGCGCGATTCCTCCCAGGCGATGGCCCGTGGCCGCGTCTTGTTCAAGATGGCCGAACTCGTCCGCAAGAACGCCGCGATGCTTGCCGAATTGGAGACGTTGAATTCCGGCAAGCCCATCGTCGAAAGCGAATTCGACATGAACGACGTCGCCACGTGCTTTGAGTATTTCGGCGGCTTGGCGACGAAAATTCACGGGGAAACGCTCGCCGTCCCCGACAACGCGCTGAATTTCACCTTGCGCGAAGCCGTCGGCGTCGCCGCGCTCATTATTCCCTGGAATTATCCGCTGATGATGGCCGCGTGGAAACTTGGGCCGGCGCTAGCGGCGGGTTGCGCAGTGGTTCTCAAGCCGGCCGAGCAAACGCCGCTCACGGCGCTCGAATTCGCGAAGCTGGTGCAGAAGCACATCCCGGAATTGCCGGCGGGCGTTTTCAACGTCGTGACCGGTGACGTCGTGGCAGGCCGGGCGCTCGTCGAATCCGGGCACGTGGACAAGGTCGCCTTCACCGGTGGGGCCGACACGGGCAAGGCGATCCTGCGGAGCATAGGCAGCACGCACTTGAAAAAAGTTTCGCTCGAACTCGGTGGCAAATCACCCAACATCTTTTTCGCGGACGCTGATATCAATGCCGCCACCGATGGTGCGTTGTTTGGCGTCTTCATCAACCAGGGGGAAGTATGCAGTGCGGGATCGCGCGTGCTTGTGCAGCAGGACATCTTTAAGAAATTCATGGACCGCATGAAGGAGAAGACCAAACGCGTCAAGCTGGGAGACCCGCGCAGGCGTGAGACGAAAATGGGGCCGCTGGTGAGCGAAGAGCACCTCGAAAAAGTCACAAGCTACATTGAGATTGGGAAGAAGGAGGCGAAGCTTCTTGCTGGCGGCAATCGTCCGAAGAATTTCAAGAAGGGTTACTACATCGAACCGACGATTTTTGAGACCGACAACACCAGCCGTATCGCTCGCGAGGAGATTTTCGGCCCCGTCGTGGCGTGCATCCCTTTTAAGGACGAGGCCGACGCGCTGAGGATCGCCAACGACACGCCCTACGGTCTTGCCGCCGCCGTGTGGTCCCGCGACATCTTCAAGTGCCTGCGCGTCGTGAAGAATCTCCGCGCCGGTGTCGTCTGGGTCAACACCATGCAACCGTGTTACGTCGAGTCCCCGTGGGGCGGCTACAAAGCCAGCGGCCAGGGCCGTGAGTTGTCATTGCACGGGATGGATGAATTCCTCGAGACGAAACAGGTCCACATCAACCTGAACGAAACGCCGATTGGGTGGTATTGA
- a CDS encoding saccharopine dehydrogenase NADP-binding domain-containing protein: MTPRIERSFVVLGGVGAIGRVVVRDLFESHSRNGILIADYNDAGARAYARSFRGRRVMAAFADASHSSQLAKLFQGHAVVINCTQHDFNLRVMQAALAAKVHYIDLGGLFHWTRRQLKLNSQFKCAGLTAILGGGCAPGITNVMTRAAADRFNHIESVRIRVGARDLNTKPADFFFPYSAKTIVEELTLKPWVFTGGKFQQVKPRTGWEQVDFSRPVGPQWVVLTRHSEIATIPLTFRTKGLRECDFKVGFDRRFVREVVKRLKAGWTARDFAKLPTPRGNPNDYEVSRVIVRGDKKTVTMDCRARANRRWHASAGDVDTGCPPSIIAQMIATGVITQRGVLPPEVAVPIEPFFQELGERGMKIVVKESKP, translated from the coding sequence ATGACACCGAGAATTGAGCGCAGTTTTGTAGTTCTTGGTGGCGTGGGTGCGATTGGACGGGTGGTGGTGCGTGACCTGTTCGAGTCGCATTCGCGAAACGGCATCCTGATTGCAGACTACAACGATGCCGGGGCGCGCGCTTACGCGCGTTCATTTCGGGGGCGTCGCGTTATGGCAGCATTTGCGGATGCCAGTCACTCCAGTCAGCTTGCGAAACTCTTTCAGGGTCACGCGGTAGTCATCAACTGCACACAGCACGACTTCAACCTGAGGGTCATGCAGGCGGCACTGGCAGCGAAAGTTCACTACATTGATCTGGGCGGATTATTTCACTGGACGCGTCGGCAATTGAAACTCAACAGCCAATTCAAGTGTGCGGGACTGACTGCGATTCTTGGCGGGGGCTGCGCCCCGGGCATCACCAATGTCATGACGCGGGCGGCTGCTGACCGGTTCAACCATATCGAGTCGGTGCGGATTCGAGTTGGCGCGAGGGATTTGAACACTAAACCCGCCGATTTCTTTTTTCCCTATTCCGCGAAGACGATTGTAGAGGAATTGACCCTCAAGCCATGGGTGTTCACGGGTGGCAAATTCCAGCAAGTGAAGCCCCGCACGGGTTGGGAACAAGTCGATTTTTCAAGGCCGGTAGGCCCGCAGTGGGTGGTGTTGACGCGACACAGCGAGATCGCGACGATTCCACTGACTTTTCGGACGAAGGGTTTGCGGGAATGCGATTTTAAAGTAGGTTTTGATCGCAGATTCGTGCGTGAAGTGGTTAAACGACTGAAAGCGGGCTGGACGGCACGGGATTTCGCCAAGCTACCGACACCACGCGGCAACCCGAACGACTACGAGGTGTCCCGTGTGATTGTTCGCGGGGACAAAAAGACAGTCACAATGGACTGCCGCGCGAGAGCGAATCGGCGCTGGCACGCGAGCGCGGGCGATGTTGACACGGGATGCCCGCCCTCGATCATTGCGCAGATGATTGCGACGGGGGTGATTACGCAGCGCGGAGTCTTGCCACCGGAAGTGGCGGTGCCTATCGAACCGTTTTTTCAAGAACTGGGCGAGCGCGGAATGAAGATCGTCGTGAAGGAGAGCAAACCATGA
- a CDS encoding aldehyde dehydrogenase family protein, with the protein MKMCVGGQWVETSERIEVLNPYDSSVVDTVPHASAGDIEAALAAAVRGAKIMAKLTAWERYQVLKKTAEKLEARAEEFARTITLEEGKAIAESRFEVGRAVETLTLSAEEARRIHGETVPLDASPGGAGKMGFTLRVPCGVVVAISPFNFPLNLVVHKVGPAIAAGNAVIIKPPSNTPLSALKLTELLLECGLPPEAISCLTGPGGELGDALCRDHRVRKISFTGSVPIGERICRNAGIKKVTMELGSNSPIIVMPDADLDKVAEAVAATGYSNAGQVCISTQRVIAQQAIYEDLLVATKSKVEALTTGNPLDEKTKVGPMIREQEAIRVEQWIQEAVKGGGRVVTGGVRRGAIYTPTIVADVKPAMRISCEELFGPAVAFTPFHDADEALALANDSRFGLAAGVFTESLDTAMKFARELETGNIHINWGPQWRADLMPYGGLKNSGFGKEGPRYAVEEMTELKMVVFHMKH; encoded by the coding sequence ATGAAAATGTGCGTGGGTGGCCAGTGGGTTGAGACGAGCGAAAGGATTGAAGTGTTGAATCCGTACGACAGTTCGGTGGTCGATACTGTGCCGCATGCCAGCGCCGGTGACATTGAGGCGGCGCTCGCGGCGGCGGTGCGCGGGGCGAAGATCATGGCGAAGCTTACGGCGTGGGAGCGCTATCAGGTTCTGAAGAAGACGGCCGAGAAACTCGAAGCCCGAGCGGAAGAATTCGCTCGCACCATTACGCTGGAGGAAGGGAAGGCCATTGCCGAGAGCCGATTCGAGGTGGGCCGCGCGGTGGAGACATTGACACTGTCCGCCGAAGAAGCGCGACGGATCCACGGGGAAACGGTGCCACTGGACGCGTCACCCGGCGGGGCAGGCAAGATGGGTTTTACCTTGCGGGTGCCGTGCGGAGTGGTGGTGGCGATCAGCCCGTTCAACTTTCCGTTGAATCTTGTGGTGCATAAAGTGGGGCCGGCCATCGCGGCGGGCAACGCGGTAATTATCAAACCGCCATCGAACACACCGCTTTCGGCGCTGAAGTTGACAGAACTGCTTTTGGAATGCGGGCTGCCACCCGAAGCAATCTCGTGTTTGACGGGGCCTGGCGGTGAACTTGGTGATGCGCTCTGCCGCGACCACCGGGTCCGCAAAATCTCCTTCACTGGCAGCGTGCCGATTGGTGAACGGATCTGCCGGAACGCCGGCATCAAGAAGGTGACAATGGAATTGGGCAGCAACTCGCCGATCATCGTGATGCCCGATGCGGATTTGGACAAGGTGGCGGAAGCGGTCGCGGCGACCGGTTATTCAAATGCGGGACAAGTCTGCATCTCGACGCAGCGTGTGATTGCGCAGCAAGCGATCTACGAAGATTTGTTGGTCGCGACAAAATCGAAAGTCGAGGCGCTGACAACGGGCAACCCGCTGGATGAAAAGACGAAGGTGGGGCCGATGATTCGCGAACAGGAGGCGATTCGCGTCGAGCAATGGATACAGGAGGCCGTAAAGGGGGGTGGACGCGTGGTCACGGGAGGCGTACGACGCGGGGCGATTTACACGCCGACAATTGTCGCCGACGTGAAGCCTGCGATGCGGATTTCCTGTGAGGAGCTATTTGGTCCGGCGGTTGCCTTTACGCCGTTCCATGATGCCGACGAGGCGCTGGCACTCGCCAACGACAGCCGTTTTGGCCTTGCCGCGGGTGTGTTCACGGAGAGCCTCGACACCGCGATGAAGTTTGCCCGCGAGCTGGAAACGGGTAACATCCATATCAATTGGGGACCGCAGTGGCGCGCGGACCTGATGCCCTATGGCGGCCTGAAAAATAGTGGCTTCGGGAAGGAAGGTCCACGGTACGCGGTTGAAGAAATGACCGAGCTGAAAATGGTGGTTTTTCACATGAAACATTGA